The Pangasianodon hypophthalmus isolate fPanHyp1 chromosome 13, fPanHyp1.pri, whole genome shotgun sequence genome includes a window with the following:
- the arhgdia gene encoding rho GDP-dissociation inhibitor 1 yields MAEHEPTPEQLAAIAAENEEGEVVNYKPPAQKSLQEIQELDKDDESLRKYKEALLGSAAVAIDPSAPNVQVTRLTLMCDTAPAPLTLDLQGDLESFKKQSFILKEGVEYRIKISFKVNKEIVSGLKYVQQTFRKGVKLDKSDYMVGSYGPRPTEYEFLTPLEEAPKGMLARGTYNIKSKFTDDDKHDHLSWEWNLNIKKDWKD; encoded by the exons ATGGCAGAGCATGAACCCACTCCGGAGCAGCTAGCAGCCATCGCTGCCGAGAACGAGGAGGGCGAGGTTGTGAACTACAAGCCGCCAGCGCAGAAGAGCCTGCAGGAGATCCAGGAACTGGACAAGGACGATGAAAGCCTGCGCAAGTACAAAGAGGCTTTGCTTGGCTCAGCCGCCGTGGCCATAG ATCCCAGCGCTCCCAACGTCCAAGTGACACGGCTAACTTTAATGTGTGACACGGCCCCTGCTCCTCTGACCCTTGACCTTCAAG GAGATCTGGAGAGCTTCAAAAAGCAGTCGTTTATACTTAAAGAAGGAGTGGAGTACAGGATAAAGATCAGCTTCAAG GTAAACAAGGAGATCGTCTCAGGACTGAAGTATGTACAACAGACCTTTAGGAAAGGGGTGAAGC TTGACAAGTCTGACTACATGGTGGGCAGTTATGGGCCTCGGCCAACCGAGTATGAGTTCCTCACCCCACTAGAGGAGGCGCCGAAGGGCATGCTGGCCCGCGGCACCTACAACATAAAGTCCAAGTTTACTGACGATGACAAGCACGACCACCTGTCCTGGGAGTGGAACCTCAACATCAAGAAGGACTGGAAAGACTAA